One window of Candidatus Hydrothermales bacterium genomic DNA carries:
- a CDS encoding 2-oxoacid:acceptor oxidoreductase subunit alpha — translation MSAKILTGVHYMLGDHACAEGAIAAGCRFFAGYPITPSTEIAEWISLRFPKFGGVFIQMEDELASMAAIIGASCGGLKSMTATSGPGMSLMLENIGLAVMLEVPCVIVNVQRGAPSTGLPTLVGQGDIMQAKWGSHGDYEIVAYAPASCQEMFDLTIQAFNTAEIYRIPVIILTDEAVGHLREKVVIPDESEIEIVNRKKPNVSPEGYLPYLPDEDLVPRMALAGEGYFVHMTGLTHDERGYPNITAEAHERLVRRLLDKIQKNKDKIIKYEEVQTDDAEILLISYGITARSSLKAVQLLRKEGIKAGLFRLITIWPFPYEKIEELSRKVSLIVVPEINSGQVRGEVLKALKSDLSVLGVNKLGGDLITPQEIVEKIKEFLKIRV, via the coding sequence ATGAGCGCAAAAATACTTACAGGTGTTCACTATATGCTCGGCGACCATGCTTGCGCCGAAGGCGCAATAGCCGCTGGATGTAGATTCTTCGCAGGTTACCCTATAACTCCTTCCACAGAAATTGCAGAATGGATTTCACTCCGATTCCCAAAATTTGGAGGTGTCTTTATACAAATGGAAGATGAACTTGCCTCAATGGCCGCAATTATTGGAGCCTCCTGTGGCGGACTAAAATCTATGACCGCAACCTCAGGTCCTGGTATGTCACTAATGCTCGAAAATATTGGACTTGCTGTTATGCTTGAAGTACCCTGCGTGATTGTAAATGTCCAAAGAGGAGCCCCATCTACCGGACTTCCAACTCTTGTTGGTCAAGGAGATATAATGCAGGCAAAATGGGGCTCCCACGGCGACTATGAAATTGTTGCCTATGCTCCAGCTTCATGTCAAGAAATGTTTGACTTGACAATCCAAGCCTTCAATACAGCTGAAATTTATAGGATACCAGTTATAATACTTACTGACGAAGCTGTTGGACACTTAAGAGAAAAAGTTGTTATTCCAGATGAGTCAGAGATAGAGATAGTTAATAGAAAAAAACCAAACGTCTCTCCAGAAGGATACCTTCCGTACCTACCTGACGAGGATCTTGTTCCAAGAATGGCCCTAGCCGGTGAAGGCTATTTTGTTCATATGACAGGCTTAACTCACGATGAAAGAGGCTACCCAAATATCACTGCTGAAGCTCATGAAAGACTTGTAAGAAGATTACTCGATAAAATTCAGAAAAATAAAGATAAAATAATAAAGTATGAAGAAGTTCAAACAGATGATGCTGAAATATTACTTATATCTTACGGGATAACAGCAAGAAGTTCTTTAAAAGCTGTTCAACTTTTAAGAAAAGAAGGAATTAAAGCCGGACTATTTAGATTAATTACAATTTGGCCCTTCCCCTATGAGAAGATTGAGGAGCTCTCAAGAAAAGTATCACTTATCGTTGTTCCTGAAATTAATTCAGGACAGGTAAGAGGGGAAGTGCTAAAGGCCCTAAAGAGTGATTTATCCGTTTTAGGAGTAAATAAACTTGGGGGAGATTTAATTACTCCACAAGAAATTGTAGAGAAGATAAAGGAGTTTTTAAAAATTAGAGTTTAA
- a CDS encoding ferredoxin family protein, with translation MEEIKKNNEVFWRTPLDYNEIKRIKGNVIILEDVCKGCSFCIEFCPTNSLTRSPKLNSKGYHFPIFNPENCTGCGFCERICPEFAIIVEKVEVKK, from the coding sequence ATGGAGGAAATAAAAAAGAATAACGAAGTTTTTTGGAGGACTCCTCTTGATTATAACGAAATAAAAAGAATAAAAGGTAACGTAATTATCTTAGAAGACGTCTGTAAGGGTTGTTCCTTCTGTATAGAATTTTGTCCGACAAACTCCCTCACGAGATCTCCTAAACTAAATTCAAAGGGATATCACTTCCCTATATTTAACCCCGAAAATTGCACAGGATGCGGTTTCTGCGAGAGAATATGCCCTGAATTTGCTATTATCGTTGAAAAAGTCGAGGTGAAAAAATGA
- a CDS encoding S8 family serine peptidase produces the protein MKFLIFFFLISDLKINFHTISFDPLKDEIPKVFPELEGSYREGVNYILIQFKEIPLPQEREALSSLYKIEFTPWYVHENTFIVKIDSKEPQEKIKELSLIRNVRWVSLYKPIYKFTGEAFDLYIREKDIKHRFYVHVFDVSYLDEVVSLAKNLGAEIEYVGYRKTEEERHLCSFGLKIEPFKLSEIANHPGVYVIGREYDKTTFNDASRWVIQTNVSVDTSIWARGIRGQNVIIGHMDNGLDTNHCFFRGTVGGLKKVVRLFDYDGGGFANGDHGTHTAGSACGGTDQQTSNLQYRGMAYKARLVSQEPIGANPPGFYTALRDAYNEGARIHTNSWGYVCNMILTRCSAGGYEGEAIDIDNFVWNYIDMNVFFAAGNSGDCVPPLSCGNGRRISRPATAKNDVTVVATRRAPNQEYKTTWSSYGAPNNLGDNRLGTDITAPGEDVNSADNGTACAVIAYSGTSMATPTAAGAAALVIQYFKEGFYGNGTRNSAPSHNPSSALVRAVLVASARDMLYDIDDDEGSGNSGVPNIYEGAGRITLEDALWFGESRKLLFVDGDLPPGDNQFTTGDSIVYRLNVLGSGFPLIIVLSWIDYPGSANTYPVIVNDLDLKVISPTGTIYRGNVTSGGWSTPGGSFDRLNLWELFRLQNPAVGEWRIVVRAYRVVQPKPAGTKYPFALVVTGNVGQIQKLSSVESFFALSSVSEGILITFHYGGIVNRFLLYKKDGEDFKLISENRFLKTPFRYIDRNVEEGKEYEYKAIAETSEGVYYYGPLKIRYDFKVNFVKFNANVTGSKLRVFFTMLYPDEIEINLYDAGGKKVQRLMNRFHFEKGLYSLEFELRDYGIKPGIYFVEIKGRKGAKKEKIVFF, from the coding sequence ATGAAATTTTTGATTTTCTTTTTTCTTATCTCCGATTTAAAAATTAACTTTCATACTATAAGTTTTGATCCCCTTAAAGATGAAATTCCTAAAGTTTTTCCAGAACTTGAAGGTTCCTATAGGGAAGGCGTAAACTACATCTTAATTCAATTCAAAGAGATACCTCTTCCACAGGAAAGAGAGGCTCTCTCCTCACTTTATAAAATAGAGTTTACTCCATGGTACGTTCATGAAAACACCTTTATTGTTAAAATTGATTCAAAGGAACCCCAAGAAAAGATAAAGGAGCTATCACTGATTAGGAATGTAAGATGGGTTTCTCTTTATAAACCCATTTATAAGTTTACAGGTGAAGCTTTTGATTTATATATTAGAGAAAAGGACATTAAGCACAGATTTTACGTTCATGTTTTTGATGTATCCTATCTTGATGAAGTTGTTTCTTTGGCGAAAAACCTTGGGGCAGAGATAGAATATGTTGGTTATAGGAAAACTGAAGAAGAAAGGCACCTCTGTTCCTTTGGTTTAAAAATAGAACCTTTTAAACTCTCAGAAATTGCAAATCACCCAGGTGTCTATGTGATTGGTAGAGAGTATGATAAAACTACATTTAATGATGCTTCAAGATGGGTTATTCAAACAAATGTAAGTGTAGATACCTCAATATGGGCAAGGGGAATACGTGGTCAGAATGTTATTATAGGGCATATGGATAATGGGCTCGATACAAATCATTGTTTTTTTAGGGGAACTGTAGGGGGCCTAAAGAAGGTGGTTAGGCTTTTTGATTATGATGGGGGAGGTTTTGCAAATGGTGATCATGGAACTCATACAGCTGGTTCTGCCTGTGGCGGAACTGATCAACAAACTTCAAATTTACAGTACAGGGGAATGGCTTATAAAGCCCGTCTTGTTTCTCAAGAGCCTATAGGAGCAAATCCTCCTGGTTTTTATACTGCATTGCGCGACGCTTATAATGAAGGTGCAAGGATTCATACAAACTCTTGGGGTTACGTTTGCAATATGATTCTAACTCGTTGCTCAGCAGGTGGTTATGAGGGGGAAGCAATTGATATTGACAATTTTGTTTGGAATTACATTGATATGAATGTCTTTTTTGCTGCTGGAAATAGCGGTGATTGTGTTCCACCTTTAAGTTGTGGAAATGGAAGAAGAATTTCTCGACCAGCTACTGCAAAAAATGATGTAACAGTAGTTGCAACAAGGAGAGCACCCAATCAGGAATATAAGACAACTTGGAGTTCCTATGGAGCACCTAATAACCTTGGAGATAATCGTTTGGGCACAGATATAACAGCACCTGGAGAAGATGTAAACTCGGCCGATAATGGAACTGCGTGTGCTGTCATTGCATACTCAGGAACATCAATGGCTACACCAACAGCAGCAGGGGCAGCTGCCTTAGTTATACAGTATTTTAAGGAAGGTTTTTACGGAAACGGGACAAGAAACTCTGCACCTTCTCATAATCCCTCATCTGCTTTAGTACGAGCTGTCCTTGTAGCATCTGCAAGAGATATGCTGTATGATATTGATGATGACGAAGGAAGCGGTAATTCAGGTGTTCCAAACATTTATGAAGGTGCAGGAAGGATAACACTTGAAGATGCCTTATGGTTTGGTGAATCAAGAAAACTTTTATTTGTTGACGGTGACTTACCTCCAGGTGATAATCAGTTTACGACAGGTGATTCTATTGTGTATAGATTGAATGTCTTGGGAAGTGGTTTCCCATTAATTATAGTTCTTTCATGGATTGATTACCCTGGAAGTGCAAATACCTATCCTGTTATTGTCAATGATCTTGATTTAAAAGTTATAAGTCCTACTGGCACTATATATAGGGGAAATGTCACTTCAGGAGGATGGTCTACTCCTGGAGGTTCTTTTGATAGATTGAATTTATGGGAACTTTTTAGGCTTCAGAATCCAGCTGTGGGTGAATGGAGGATTGTTGTAAGGGCTTATAGAGTAGTGCAGCCGAAACCTGCAGGAACTAAATATCCTTTTGCTTTGGTTGTAACAGGAAATGTTGGTCAAATTCAAAAGCTTTCTTCTGTGGAGAGTTTCTTTGCTTTGTCTTCAGTTTCTGAAGGTATTTTAATAACCTTTCATTATGGAGGTATTGTTAATAGGTTCTTATTATACAAAAAAGATGGAGAGGATTTTAAACTTATTTCTGAAAATCGCTTCTTGAAGACGCCCTTTAGATATATTGATAGGAATGTTGAGGAGGGTAAAGAGTATGAATATAAGGCAATAGCTGAGACTTCTGAGGGAGTTTATTACTACGGTCCTTTAAAAATAAGATATGATTTTAAAGTTAATTTTGTTAAGTTTAATGCAAATGTTACAGGTTCAAAGCTTAGAGTTTTCTTTACAATGCTTTATCCTGATGAAATAGAGATTAATTTATATGATGCAGGAGGAAAGAAGGTACAAAGATTGATGAATAGATTCCATTTTGAAAAAGGTTTATATAGTTTAGAGTTTGAATTGAGAGATTACGGGATAAAACCTGGTATATATTTTGTTGAAATAAAAGGAAGAAAAGGAGCCAAAAAAGAGAAGATAGTTTTCTTTTAA
- a CDS encoding 6-carboxytetrahydropterin synthase — protein sequence MPFVLRYKKSFRAKHHLLSYKGSPENPHYHTYTLIVSIDAGERNKEGYTIDFMDIKNLIDKLIPYEDEDLNLKYPFSTSTENLAEYFFEEISKIFPVKEVELWQDENFCVIYRK from the coding sequence ATGCCCTTTGTTCTTAGATATAAAAAAAGCTTCAGAGCAAAACATCACCTTCTATCCTATAAGGGATCTCCTGAAAACCCTCACTACCATACTTATACACTCATTGTTTCCATTGATGCAGGTGAAAGAAATAAAGAGGGATATACAATTGACTTTATGGATATAAAAAACTTAATAGATAAACTTATTCCTTATGAAGATGAAGATTTAAATTTAAAATATCCCTTTTCAACATCTACTGAAAACTTAGCAGAATACTTCTTTGAAGAAATAAGTAAGATTTTTCCAGTAAAAGAAGTTGAACTTTGGCAAGATGAAAACTTTTGTGTAATTTATAGAAAATGA
- a CDS encoding M1 family metallopeptidase, with protein MKIFLFLVFSWEQKVNYKIDLELDTLTQILMGHQKITYKNFSPDTLRGLYLYLYTNGLKNFDTEATEVLFKNCLFSFSKIFGKFIEDAFIEIDSIKIRNQKVNFKIDETVLWVPLLEKLKPEDSLNLLIFFRTKVPKILKFRAGRNSKHYDFGQFFPVLCVYDKKGWHNRKWDFFSEFYHNFSNFYVKVKLPGNYIVAGVGECLSKNDTLVTQEEKEVIFKADNVVDFFFSCSPLFLFQDTLIDSTHIISFYKKENKAYKDSFLIRTVRAYAFLKELFGEYPYKWLKAVDGLIEGGMEYPGVILCGDDDFSLILHEVAHTYFMGALANNQADEAWLDEGGATFITDFYEFKKEKNLGIFYKNSKQITEIIREGSDDTLLLPAHAFKNYYFTVYSKGSHIYAMLLNIMGEEKFKEFLREYYRDFKFKHPDTDSFFNKAEKIYGETLEYIKNYYVKSLPVPDFGIKEVKKIKAKDKWLSKIKIKNSGNTFYPLDVYVINQKDTVKFKLKPFKKDTLIEVYTDFEPKRYALDPYNFSLDIKRIDNFYPTRFEKKLSLIHNPEDESLYLNYFPFAFYSPKSGLSPGINYIFSYIRRYPYFEGEIYYSSKEKIFYYNIKYSFFFPYIKPENIIYLKSLGFEKNYYFCAGLDKIFRKHLKDPKSAYFNLEFVYKDSKVESRFFDNVNYGGFKLGITLFPKTDLFSNRLGISTEIYPQKVSGDLSFRKIFFIYESTLSPFSDDVNELFPLKLKFNFYYGKIEGNFPKQEYISNFSNSFYDILDLKIERNFILSGNYTFVNEGVFLKGYNLLKFKKLFLFSLEKSFKHIGFFYEKILWGEDNLWNFGLIFRKDFYKNKIRINIYLPLYINNPKFNSERRNFDFRLKINLKFFDIT; from the coding sequence ATGAAAATCTTTCTATTTTTAGTATTTTCTTGGGAACAAAAAGTTAATTATAAAATAGATTTAGAACTTGACACCCTTACTCAAATACTTATGGGTCACCAAAAAATTACATATAAAAACTTCTCTCCCGATACATTAAGAGGACTTTATCTTTATCTCTATACAAATGGTTTAAAAAATTTCGATACAGAAGCCACAGAAGTTCTTTTTAAAAACTGTCTTTTTTCTTTTTCAAAAATATTTGGAAAATTTATAGAAGATGCCTTTATAGAGATTGACTCAATAAAAATAAGAAACCAGAAAGTCAACTTTAAAATAGACGAAACAGTCTTATGGGTACCGCTCCTTGAAAAATTAAAACCTGAAGATTCATTAAATCTTTTAATATTTTTTAGAACAAAAGTTCCAAAAATTTTAAAGTTTAGGGCTGGAAGAAATTCTAAACACTATGATTTTGGACAATTTTTTCCTGTTTTATGTGTATATGACAAAAAAGGTTGGCACAATAGAAAATGGGACTTTTTCTCCGAATTTTATCACAACTTTTCAAACTTTTATGTAAAAGTAAAATTACCAGGTAACTACATAGTTGCAGGAGTAGGAGAATGTTTATCAAAAAACGACACCTTGGTAACCCAGGAGGAAAAGGAAGTAATCTTTAAGGCAGATAATGTAGTTGACTTCTTTTTCTCATGTAGTCCCCTATTTTTATTTCAGGATACTTTGATAGATAGTACGCATATAATAAGTTTTTATAAAAAAGAAAACAAAGCTTATAAAGACTCTTTCTTAATAAGAACAGTTAGGGCCTATGCTTTTTTAAAAGAATTATTCGGAGAGTACCCATATAAGTGGTTAAAGGCTGTTGATGGATTAATAGAAGGTGGTATGGAGTATCCAGGAGTTATTCTGTGTGGTGATGATGATTTTTCCTTAATACTTCATGAGGTGGCTCACACATATTTTATGGGGGCCTTAGCAAATAACCAAGCAGATGAGGCTTGGCTCGATGAAGGAGGTGCTACCTTTATTACAGATTTTTATGAATTTAAAAAAGAAAAGAATCTAGGGATCTTTTATAAAAATTCAAAACAAATAACCGAGATCATAAGGGAAGGGTCTGATGATACTCTTTTACTCCCTGCTCATGCTTTCAAAAATTATTACTTTACTGTTTATTCAAAGGGATCACATATATACGCAATGCTTTTAAACATAATGGGAGAGGAGAAATTTAAAGAGTTTTTAAGAGAATACTATAGAGATTTTAAATTTAAACATCCGGATACCGATAGTTTTTTTAATAAAGCTGAGAAAATATATGGAGAGACTCTGGAATATATCAAAAATTACTATGTTAAAAGTTTACCTGTTCCAGATTTTGGGATAAAAGAAGTTAAAAAAATTAAAGCTAAAGATAAATGGCTGAGTAAAATAAAAATAAAAAATTCAGGGAATACTTTTTATCCCCTTGATGTTTACGTTATAAACCAAAAAGATACAGTGAAATTTAAGTTAAAACCCTTTAAAAAAGACACTCTAATTGAAGTTTATACGGATTTTGAGCCTAAAAGATATGCTCTTGACCCCTATAATTTTTCTCTTGATATAAAAAGAATAGACAACTTTTATCCCACAAGATTTGAGAAAAAACTTTCACTGATACATAATCCTGAAGATGAGAGTCTATATTTAAATTATTTTCCGTTTGCATTTTATTCTCCAAAATCAGGGCTTTCTCCTGGAATTAACTATATTTTTTCCTATATCAGAAGATATCCGTACTTTGAAGGAGAAATATACTATTCTTCAAAAGAAAAGATCTTCTACTATAATATCAAATATTCTTTCTTTTTCCCCTATATCAAACCCGAGAATATAATCTACTTAAAATCTTTGGGTTTTGAGAAAAACTACTATTTTTGTGCAGGACTTGATAAGATCTTTAGAAAGCATTTAAAAGATCCAAAGAGTGCTTACTTTAATTTAGAGTTTGTATACAAAGACTCAAAAGTAGAAAGTAGATTTTTTGACAACGTAAATTATGGCGGATTTAAACTTGGAATTACTCTATTTCCGAAAACTGACCTATTTTCCAATAGACTCGGCATTTCTACAGAAATTTATCCACAAAAAGTATCAGGCGACCTAAGTTTTAGAAAAATCTTCTTCATCTATGAAAGTACTCTATCACCTTTCTCTGATGATGTAAATGAGCTTTTTCCCCTTAAACTTAAGTTTAATTTTTATTACGGAAAAATTGAGGGAAATTTTCCTAAACAGGAATATATTTCTAACTTCTCAAATTCTTTTTACGATATCTTAGACTTAAAGATTGAGAGAAACTTTATTCTTTCCGGTAACTATACTTTCGTAAATGAAGGCGTGTTTTTAAAGGGGTATAATCTCTTAAAATTTAAGAAGTTATTTTTATTTTCACTTGAAAAAAGCTTTAAACATATAGGCTTTTTTTATGAAAAAATTCTATGGGGCGAAGATAATCTTTGGAATTTTGGCCTAATTTTTAGAAAAGATTTTTACAAAAACAAAATACGGATCAACATATACCTACCCCTATACATTAATAACCCAAAGTTTAACAGTGAGAGAAGAAATTTTGATTTTAGACTAAAAATTAATTTAAAATTTTTCGATATAACTTAA
- a CDS encoding YIP1 family protein has product MDFVKVIEKVLYIIQLKEEAIKEVSEKRENLPWAILVVVIAGIASAIGSLKIIPGIITLPILAVILSFIGVGILWVVARILGGKGEYIPYYIPIAMTYILHWVSVIPIIGGFLSTLASIWMIIVAVKVTQTVHQLDLARAIIVVLIPIAIAFFLSILIGAAALTVAGLKGLGLF; this is encoded by the coding sequence ATGGACTTCGTAAAGGTTATTGAAAAAGTTTTGTATATAATCCAGCTTAAGGAAGAGGCGATAAAAGAGGTCTCTGAAAAAAGAGAAAATTTACCCTGGGCAATTTTAGTTGTGGTAATTGCTGGAATTGCAAGTGCAATAGGTTCACTTAAAATTATTCCTGGCATAATAACTTTGCCAATACTTGCAGTAATTTTATCTTTTATAGGTGTCGGAATTTTATGGGTAGTTGCAAGAATCTTAGGTGGAAAAGGAGAATATATTCCATACTATATACCAATAGCAATGACCTATATTTTACATTGGGTGTCAGTTATCCCAATTATTGGTGGCTTTCTTTCTACTCTTGCATCAATCTGGATGATCATTGTTGCAGTAAAAGTCACACAAACTGTTCATCAACTTGACCTTGCCAGAGCAATAATAGTAGTTCTTATTCCAATTGCTATAGCCTTTTTCCTTTCTATACTTATAGGAGCAGCAGCACTAACAGTCGCTGGCTTAAAAGGATTAGGACTTTTTTAA
- a CDS encoding FAD-linked oxidase C-terminal domain-containing protein, translated as MPEFVFIPENVEDVSQFVKFCFRKNIYITPRGGGTGLSGGAVPLKGGVISFEKMNKIIDLDPINQTITLEPGIITGDINKVLLSENLFYPPDPMSLDSCTIGGNVATNAGGPRAYKYGVTSNYLIELECVLPNGNVVNVGRGTKKWKTGYNLLSLLCSSEGTLALFTKIKLKLIPRPEKEVLTVMSFQENEDLFNFVIKLIKNKFFPSIIEFMDKGCVRLVRKKVKHMFPEEHSLLFVGFDGDEEEIEKILEKLYDFAEKEKIERIFIGDDKSSVDRIWEIRKKMFYETEKEGFKVHSEDICVTIKTAQNFINDVKNLFKNYSKEPYIFGHLGDGNIHINLTYKKDEERLIRKISEEIWDLAIKIGGTITAEHGVGYLKKKGFRKETDPILYKIQREIKRTFDPKGILNPGKLF; from the coding sequence ATACCTGAATTTGTTTTTATCCCTGAAAATGTAGAGGATGTTTCACAGTTTGTTAAATTTTGTTTTAGAAAGAACATATATATAACACCAAGAGGTGGGGGAACAGGTCTTTCAGGAGGTGCTGTTCCACTAAAAGGTGGTGTCATCTCCTTTGAAAAAATGAACAAGATCATAGATCTTGATCCTATTAACCAAACGATTACTCTTGAACCTGGGATAATCACAGGTGATATAAACAAAGTCCTTTTAAGCGAAAACCTATTTTATCCACCTGATCCTATGAGTCTTGACTCTTGCACAATAGGAGGAAACGTAGCAACAAACGCAGGTGGACCAAGGGCCTATAAGTACGGGGTTACATCAAATTACCTGATTGAACTTGAATGCGTGTTACCAAACGGAAACGTAGTTAACGTGGGGAGGGGAACGAAAAAGTGGAAAACAGGTTATAACCTTTTGAGTTTGCTCTGCTCATCCGAAGGCACTCTTGCCCTATTTACAAAAATAAAACTAAAACTAATACCAAGGCCAGAAAAAGAAGTACTAACAGTAATGAGTTTTCAGGAAAATGAAGATCTCTTTAATTTTGTTATAAAACTTATCAAAAATAAATTTTTTCCCTCTATAATTGAGTTCATGGATAAGGGATGCGTAAGACTTGTCAGAAAAAAGGTTAAACACATGTTTCCTGAGGAACACTCGTTGCTTTTTGTAGGATTTGATGGAGACGAAGAAGAAATTGAGAAGATCTTAGAAAAACTTTATGATTTTGCGGAGAAAGAGAAAATAGAAAGAATTTTTATAGGCGACGATAAAAGCTCTGTAGATAGAATTTGGGAGATTAGAAAAAAAATGTTTTATGAAACAGAAAAAGAGGGATTTAAGGTTCACTCAGAGGATATCTGTGTAACAATTAAAACAGCTCAAAACTTTATAAATGATGTGAAGAATTTATTTAAAAATTACTCGAAAGAACCTTACATATTTGGACATCTAGGAGACGGAAATATTCATATTAACTTGACATATAAAAAAGACGAAGAGAGATTGATAAGAAAAATTTCAGAGGAAATATGGGATCTTGCTATTAAAATTGGGGGTACAATAACAGCTGAACACGGGGTGGGATACCTGAAAAAAAAGGGATTTAGGAAAGAAACAGATCCAATTTTATATAAAATACAAAGGGAAATTAAAAGAACTTTTGATCCAAAGGGTATCTTGAATCCTGGAAAACTCTTTTAA
- a CDS encoding Glu/Leu/Phe/Val dehydrogenase: MEKRNPFEVAQEQLDKAAAVLKLAPHVHEMLRWPMREISVTIPVRMDNGTVKVFKGYRVQYNDALGPTKGGIRFHPEETIDTVRALAAWMTWKTALMDLPYGGGKGGVVCNPKEMSERELEELSRGYIRAIAQVIGPEKDIPAPDVYTNPQIMAWMMDEFSKIRQYNTPGVITGKPLRIGGSVGRIDATARGGMYVLREAAKKLGIDLKNATCAIQGYGNAGYFAHKLITEMFGTKVIAVSDSKGGILSKDKKPLVFEEVFEHKNKTGSVVGFKNTTKITNEELLELDVDILIPAALEEVITGENANRIKAKIILELANGPVTPEADEILHKKNILFLPDFLANGGGVTVSYFEWVQNITGLYWDEEEVYSKLDNKMTKAFNAVWDAMQEYKVDPRVAAYTVAVKRVVEAMTLRGWV, from the coding sequence ATGGAAAAAAGAAATCCCTTTGAGGTTGCACAGGAACAACTTGATAAGGCCGCAGCAGTGCTAAAACTTGCACCACATGTCCATGAGATGCTAAGATGGCCGATGAGAGAAATTAGTGTAACTATACCTGTAAGGATGGATAACGGCACAGTTAAGGTTTTTAAGGGATATAGAGTTCAATATAACGATGCTCTTGGACCAACAAAAGGTGGTATAAGGTTCCACCCTGAAGAAACTATAGACACTGTTAGAGCACTTGCTGCCTGGATGACCTGGAAGACAGCCCTTATGGACCTGCCCTATGGTGGAGGTAAAGGCGGTGTCGTTTGTAATCCTAAGGAAATGTCCGAAAGAGAACTTGAAGAACTTTCAAGAGGATATATAAGGGCAATTGCGCAAGTTATAGGACCAGAGAAGGATATTCCTGCTCCTGATGTTTATACAAATCCACAGATTATGGCTTGGATGATGGATGAATTTAGTAAAATAAGACAGTATAATACTCCGGGTGTTATAACAGGAAAACCATTGAGAATTGGCGGTTCCGTTGGAAGAATTGATGCTACTGCAAGGGGCGGAATGTATGTTCTAAGAGAAGCTGCTAAAAAACTTGGAATCGATCTAAAAAATGCAACTTGTGCAATCCAAGGCTACGGAAATGCAGGTTACTTTGCTCATAAGCTTATTACGGAAATGTTTGGAACAAAGGTAATTGCTGTAAGTGACTCAAAGGGAGGGATTTTGTCCAAGGACAAAAAACCACTTGTTTTTGAAGAAGTTTTTGAACATAAAAATAAAACAGGGTCAGTTGTTGGATTTAAAAATACTACAAAAATTACAAATGAAGAGCTTCTTGAACTTGATGTGGATATTTTGATACCTGCTGCTCTTGAGGAAGTTATTACAGGTGAGAATGCAAATAGGATTAAGGCAAAGATAATTCTTGAGCTTGCCAATGGTCCAGTAACACCTGAAGCAGACGAAATACTTCACAAGAAAAATATTCTATTTTTACCTGATTTCCTTGCAAACGGTGGTGGTGTTACGGTCTCCTACTTTGAATGGGTCCAAAACATAACTGGACTTTATTGGGATGAAGAAGAGGTTTATTCAAAGCTAGATAATAAGATGACAAAAGCATTTAACGCCGTTTGGGATGCTATGCAGGAATATAAGGTTGATCCAAGAGTTGCAGCTTATACTGTTGCTGTCAAAAGAGTTGTTGAGGCTATGACTCTGAGGGGTTGGGTCTAG